One stretch of Arachis hypogaea cultivar Tifrunner chromosome 20, arahy.Tifrunner.gnm2.J5K5, whole genome shotgun sequence DNA includes these proteins:
- the LOC112785334 gene encoding uncharacterized protein, with the protein MADKENPQLSQDDLLAQIAELQAEVRRIAELSTQNNGENSKGSAQSAADPLNIVPPKEKLTLDNPFSEEITNYQMPKNFTLPTALEPYKGFGDPRAHVKKFQSMMFFNGPNNEPVLCRAFPTYLDGAALLWFSKLSAGSISSFEDLARSFIDYFAASRIYVHGSDYLGTIKQGQHESLKDYMTRFADATMEIQDLDPAVHLHALKAGLRPGKFRETIAITKPKTLEEFRERAAGQMEIEELREAQKSDKQPHRRDEERTFRSPGNKDTKKPSKPESKYNTYTRFNTRRENIIREILNAKIIKPPARAGNYQDQRFVDKTKHCAFHRKFGHTTDDCIMAKDLLERLARQGLLDKYIETQKGRGGNSNRVEHKQAMADDKKEGTTPDPPRGVINHISGGLAGGGETSSARKRSYRAMLAIEGTIQPKKDKEPDVTISFNQSDLKSASPNLDDPVVISIQAGELLVRKTLLDPGSSADVLFYSTFTKMKLS; encoded by the coding sequence ATGGCTGACAAGGAGAATCCACAACTCTCACAGGATGACCTCCTGGCTCAAATCGCAGAGCTTCAGGCGGAGGTACGAAGAATAGCCGAGCTCTCAACACAAAACAATGGAGAGAACTCGAAAGGCTCGGCTCAAAGTGCGGCGGACCCTTTAAACATCGTCCCGCCAAAAGAGAAGCTCACCCTCGACAACCCTTTCTCCGAAGAGATCACAAATTACCAGATGCCGAAGAACTTCACACTGCCCACCGCGCTAGAGCCCTACAAGGGGTTCGGCGACCCTCGAGCCCATGTGAAGAAGTTCCAATCGATGATGTTCTTCAACGGCCCTAACAATGAGCCTGTCTTATGCCGAGCATTCCCTACCTACTTAGATGGTGCAGCGTTACTTTGGTTTTCTAAACTTTCTGCAGGTTCGATTTCTTCCTTCGAAGATCTCGCCAGATCATTCATTGACTATTTTGCTGCATCAAGAATCTACGTACATGGATCGGATTACCTCGGCACCATCAAACAAGGTCAGCACGAGAGCCTGAAAGACTACATGACCAGATTCGCAGACGCCACTATGGAGATCCAAGACTTGGACCCGGCCGTTCACCTGCACGCCCTTAAGGCCGGCCTTAGGCCTGGCAAATTTCGAGAGACCATTGCCATAACAAAGCCGAAGACCCTAGAAGAATTCCGAGAAAGGGCGGCAGGTCAAATGGAGATCGAAGAACTCCGAGAAGCCCAAAAATCAGACAAACAACCACATCGGAGAGACGAAGAAAGAACTTTCAGATCGCCAGGCAACAAAGACACTAAGAAACCTTCTAAGCCCGAGTCAAAATACAACACATACACCAGATTCAATACCAGAAGAGAAAACATCATCAGAGAGATCCTCAACGCCAAAATCATAAAACCACCAGCCCGAGCAGGGAACTATCAGGATCAAAGGTTCGTGGACAAGACAAAGCACTGCGCCTTCCACCGGAAGTTCGGTCATACTACGGATGACTGCATTATGGCGAAGGACCTCCTAGAAAGACTAGCACGCCAAGGGCTCCTAGACAAATATATCGAGACCCAGAAGGGCAGAGGAGGAAACTCGAACAGGGTAGAACATAAGCAAGCAATGGCAGATGACAAAAAAGAGGGAACGACTCCTGATCCGCCAAGAGGAGTCATCAACCACATATCAGGTGGACTCGCAGGCGGAGGAGAAACAAGCTCGGCCAGGAAGCGAAGCTATAGAGCAATGCTAGCAATCGAAGGAACCATACAACCAAAGAAGGACAAAGAACCAGACGTCACAATATCATTCAACCAATCAGACCTCAAGTCGGCAAGCCCTAACCTCGACGATCCCGTGGTAATTTCAATCCAAGCCGGGGAATTGTTGGTAAGAAAAACATTGCTAGATCCAGGTAGTAGCGCTGATGTTTTATTTTACTCTACTTTTACAAAAATGAAACTATCATAA